A single genomic interval of Arctopsyche grandis isolate Sample6627 chromosome 8, ASM5162203v2, whole genome shotgun sequence harbors:
- the LOC143915956 gene encoding uncharacterized protein LOC143915956, with amino-acid sequence MKIHNTLLTTIFIFTMIKLTKQQAQVTKEDGVIKKFRNGLQMAGKLLGLDAASNVAQLITEAFKKNNENEKLKEDDDPKTTGLITILLKMLSFDTTKISAVVINAIIFLAQMISVSLTSKKPALPEPAERLKKITDGSPIEWILENKSNRLKSLMETAEDNNLTDKVLEEVKNRSKDTACVQQLICRISPFVSGMQKALVDAKNSDNKNQEPDTKRTSALFRYLPEMAEFKKRGEECKHQHQECRLLD; translated from the exons ATGAAGATACACAACACTCTTCTCACCACAATCTTCATATTTACAATGATAAAATTGACCAAACAACAAGCGCAGGTGACCAAAGAAGACGGTGTAATCAAAAAGTTTCGCAACGGGCTACAAATGGCTGGAAAATTATTGG GATTAGATGCAGCTTCCAACGTTGCTCAGTTAATCACCGAAGCCTTCAAGAAAAACaacgaaaatgaaaaattgaaagagGACGATGATCCAAAGACTACAGGACTAATAACAATTTTACTAAAAATGTTAAGTTTTGACACGACAAAAATAAGCGCAGTTGTCATCAATGCAATAATTTTCCTCGCACAAATG ATCAGCGTGTCGCTTACTTCGAAGAAACCTGCTTTGCCCGAACCAGCCGAGCGTCTGAAGAAGATAACAGATGGCTCACCGATCGAATGGATCTTGGAGAACAAATCGAATCGATTGAAGAGCTTGATGGAAACCGCTGAAGACAACAATCTGACGGATAAGGTATTAGAAGAGGTGAAAAATCGCAGCAAAGACACGGCTTGCGTCCAGCAATTAATATGCAGGATATCTCCCTTTGTATCTGGGATGCAAAAGGCATTAGTCGATGCAAAAAATAGCGATAATAAGAATCAGGAACCGGACACCAAGCGTACGAGTGCCTTGTTCCGGTATCTTCCTGAAATGGCAGAATTCAAAAAGCGTGGTGAAGAATGCAAACACCAGCATCAGGAATGTAGACTATTGGATTAG